From one Cynocephalus volans isolate mCynVol1 chromosome X, mCynVol1.pri, whole genome shotgun sequence genomic stretch:
- the NSDHL gene encoding sterol-4-alpha-carboxylate 3-dehydrogenase, decarboxylating: MEGAVSEPMRDQVARPHLTEDIPKAKKCTVIGGSGFLGQHIVEQLLARGYAVNVFDIQQGFDNPQVHFFLGDLCSRQDLYPALKGVNTVFHCASPPPSSNNKELFYRVNYLGMKNVIETCKEAGVQKFILTSSASVIFEGIDIKNGTEDLPYAVNPIDYYTETKILQERAVLGANDPERNFLTTAIRPHGIFGPQDPYLVPVLIEAARKGKMKFMIGNGKNLVDFTFVENVAHGHILAAEHLSQDAALGGKAFHITNDEPIPFWTFLSRILTGLNYEAPKYHIPYWLAYYLAFLLSLLAMVVSPVIQLQLTFTPMRVALAGTFHYYSCERAKKVLGYRPLVTMDDAVERTVQSFQHLRKVE; this comes from the exons ATGGAAGGAGCAGTCAGTGAGCCAATGAGAGACCAGGTGGCACGGCCGCATTTGACAGAGGACATTCCCAAA GCAAAGAAATGCACAGTGATCggaggctctggattcctggggcAGCACATAGTGGAGCAGTTGCTGGCAAGAGGCTACGCCGTCAATGTGTTCGATATCCAGCAAGGGTTTGACAATCCCCAGGTGCACTTCTTTCTGGGTGACCTCTGTAGCCGGCAG GATCTGTACCCAGCTCTGAAAGGTGTAAACACAGTCTTCCACTGTGCATCGCCCCCGCCATCCAGTAACAACAAGGAACTCTTTTATAGAGTGAATTACCTTggcatgaagaatgtcattgaaaCTTGCAAAGAGGCTGGGGTTCAG AAATTCATTTTAACGAGCAGTGCCAGTGTCATCTTTGAGGGCATCGACATCAAGAATGGAACCGAAGACCTCCCTTATGCCGTGAACCCCATTGACTACTACACTGAGACTAAGATCTTGCAGGAGAGA GCAGTCCTGGGTGCCAATGATCCTGAGAGGAATTTCTTAACCACAGCCATCCGCCCTCATGGCATTTTCGGCCCACAGGATCCCTATTTGGTCCCCGTCCTCATCGAGGCAGCCAGGAAGGGCAAGATGAAGTTCATGATTGG AAATGGGAAGAACTTGGTGGACTTCACCTTCGTAGAGAATGTGGCCCACGGACACATCCTAGCTGCAGAGCACCTCTCCCAAGACGCGGCCCTGGGTGGGAAG GCATTTCACATCACCAATGATGAACCCATCCCTTTCTGGACGTTCCTGTCCCGCATTCTGACAGGCCTCAATTACGAGGCCCCAAAGTACCACATCCCCTACTGGCTGGCCTACTACCTGGCCTTCCTGCTGTCTCTGCTAGCGATGGTGGTCAGTCCTGTCATCCAGCTCCAGCTCACTTTCACACCGATGCGGGTGGCACTGGCTGGCACATTTCACTACTACAGCTGCGAGAGAGCCAAAAAGGTCCTGGGCTACCGGCCGCTGGTCACCATGGATGACGCCGTGGAGAGGACCGTGCAGAGCTTTCAGCACCTGCGGAAGGTTGAGTGA